From the genome of Campylobacter magnus, one region includes:
- a CDS encoding anaerobic C4-dicarboxylate transporter, whose amino-acid sequence MEFLMNLSEGTQFIIQLAIVLICLFYGAKKGGVALGMLGGVGLLVLVFCFGIQPGKPAIDVMLVILAVVVASATLQSSGGLDVMLQIAERILRRNPKYVSILAPFVTSTLTILCGTGHVVYTILPIIYDIAIKNNIRPERPMAASTIAAQMGIIASPVSVAVVSLTAFLLAADSKLAGFDGYVDLLKITIPATYFGVLCVGIFSWFRGKDLDKDPEFQAKIADPEQRKYIYGADDNATLLNKKLPGKSWAAMWIFFATIAIVAILGYWSNLRPSWPATKDAAVVEIIANTAENKVVEKISLKDAKISVGGVDASVNVAGGKIKNYSDNISSMTITNKDGSTATLSVDDNGVNYTLADGSVKNYPDSHISLANKTKSTSKLSMVHVIQIFMLLAGAIILIVTGTNAANISKNEVFRSGMIALVAVFGISWMAETMFGVHTPMMKAVLGDIVKEHPWTYAIMLLLISKFVNSQAAALVAFVPLALAIGVSPAIILAFAPACYGYYILPTYPSDLAGIQFDRSGTTHIGKYVINHSFIFPGLIGVFFSCVAGYILAGLYGYFA is encoded by the coding sequence ATGGAATTTTTAATGAATCTTAGTGAAGGCACGCAGTTTATCATACAGCTTGCCATCGTGCTTATTTGTTTGTTCTATGGTGCCAAAAAGGGTGGTGTTGCCCTTGGTATGCTTGGTGGCGTGGGACTTTTGGTTTTAGTTTTTTGTTTTGGCATTCAGCCTGGCAAACCAGCAATCGATGTTATGCTAGTTATCCTAGCTGTGGTGGTCGCATCTGCCACACTGCAATCAAGCGGTGGTTTGGATGTTATGCTACAAATCGCTGAGAGAATACTCCGCCGCAATCCAAAATATGTAAGCATACTAGCTCCATTTGTTACTAGCACACTTACTATACTTTGTGGTACTGGACATGTTGTTTATACGATTTTGCCTATTATCTACGATATAGCTATCAAAAACAATATCCGCCCAGAGCGTCCAATGGCAGCTAGCACAATCGCAGCGCAAATGGGTATCATCGCTAGCCCTGTTTCAGTGGCAGTTGTGAGCCTTACAGCGTTTTTACTAGCAGCTGATAGCAAGCTTGCTGGCTTTGATGGCTATGTAGATCTACTTAAAATCACTATTCCAGCTACTTATTTTGGTGTACTTTGTGTGGGAATTTTCTCTTGGTTTAGAGGAAAAGACCTTGATAAAGACCCAGAATTCCAAGCAAAAATAGCTGATCCTGAGCAAAGAAAATATATTTACGGCGCTGATGACAACGCTACTTTACTTAACAAAAAGCTACCTGGTAAGAGCTGGGCTGCGATGTGGATATTCTTCGCAACTATCGCAATAGTAGCAATACTAGGATACTGGAGCAACCTACGCCCAAGCTGGCCAGCCACAAAAGATGCTGCTGTGGTAGAAATCATCGCAAATACAGCTGAAAATAAAGTAGTAGAAAAAATCAGTCTAAAAGACGCTAAAATCAGCGTTGGCGGCGTAGATGCTAGCGTAAATGTAGCTGGTGGTAAAATCAAAAACTACTCAGATAATATCTCAAGCATGACTATCACAAACAAAGATGGCAGCACAGCCACTCTAAGCGTAGATGATAATGGTGTAAACTACACTTTGGCTGATGGATCTGTTAAAAACTACCCAGACTCTCACATCAGTCTAGCAAACAAAACAAAAAGCACAAGCAAACTTAGCATGGTTCATGTAATCCAAATCTTCATGCTTCTAGCAGGTGCGATTATCCTTATCGTAACTGGCACAAACGCTGCTAACATCAGCAAAAACGAAGTATTCCGCTCTGGTATGATTGCGCTTGTTGCGGTATTTGGTATTTCATGGATGGCTGAGACTATGTTTGGCGTCCATACTCCGATGATGAAAGCAGTCCTAGGCGATATCGTAAAAGAGCATCCATGGACTTATGCTATTATGCTACTGCTTATCTCAAAATTTGTTAATAGCCAAGCAGCTGCGCTTGTGGCTTTCGTTCCACTAGCACTTGCAATCGGCGTAAGCCCTGCGATTATCCTAGCATTTGCTCCTGCTTGCTATGGATATTATATCTTGCCTACTTACCCAAGCGATTTGGCTGGCATTCAGTTTGACCGCTCAGGCACAACACACATAGGCAAATATGTTATTAACCACAGCTTTATCTTCCCAGGACTAATTGGCGTATTTTTCTCATGCGTGGCAGGATACATCCTAGCTGGTCTTTATGGCTATTTTGCTTAA
- the dnaK gene encoding molecular chaperone DnaK, producing the protein MAKVIGIDLGTTNSCVSVYERGESKVIPNKEGKNTTPSVVAFTDKGEILVGDTAKRQAVTNPEKTIFSIKRIMGLMMNEKNAQEAKSRLPYHITDRNGACAVEIAGKTYTPQEISAKVLMKLKEDAEAYLGEKVVDAVITVPAYFNDSQRKATKEAGTIAGLNVLRIINEPTAAALAYGLDKKEAEKIVVYDLGGGTFDVTVLETGDNVVEVLATGGNAFLGGDDFDNALIDFLVSEFKSESGIDLKGDVMALQRLKEAAENAKKELSSAMETNINLPFITADATGPKHLTKTISRAKFEGLIENFVSQTISKINEVVKDANVSKSDIKEVVMVGGSTRVPLVQEEVKKAFGKELNKSVNPDEVVAIGAAIQGAVIKGDVKDVLLLDVTPLSLGIETLGGVMSKLIEKGTTIPTKKSQTFSTAEDNQSAVTINVLQGEREFARDNKSLGNFNLEGIMPAPRGVPQIEVTFDIDANGILTVSAKDKASGKAQNITISGSSGLSEEEINKMVNDAEAHKEEDKKRKEAVEARNAADSLAHQTEKSLAELGEKIASEDRAKIEGALNDLKDVLKDESASKEQIDIKVKALNDASHKLAEAMYKQQNEGANSGADNKKKKDDDVIDAEVE; encoded by the coding sequence ATGGCAAAAGTAATAGGAATCGACCTAGGAACAACAAACTCATGCGTAAGCGTATATGAGAGAGGCGAGAGCAAAGTAATACCAAATAAAGAAGGTAAAAACACAACTCCAAGCGTAGTGGCTTTTACTGATAAAGGCGAGATTTTAGTAGGCGATACAGCAAAACGCCAAGCAGTAACAAACCCAGAAAAAACAATCTTTTCAATCAAGCGCATCATGGGTCTAATGATGAACGAAAAAAACGCACAAGAAGCAAAATCACGCTTGCCGTATCACATCACAGATAGAAATGGCGCATGCGCAGTAGAAATCGCAGGCAAAACCTACACCCCACAAGAAATTAGCGCAAAAGTGCTAATGAAGCTAAAAGAAGATGCTGAGGCGTATCTTGGCGAAAAGGTAGTAGATGCTGTTATTACCGTGCCAGCGTATTTTAACGACAGCCAAAGAAAAGCTACAAAAGAAGCAGGTACAATCGCTGGGCTTAATGTACTTCGCATCATAAACGAGCCAACAGCAGCTGCGCTTGCGTATGGACTAGATAAAAAAGAAGCTGAGAAAATCGTAGTTTATGACCTAGGTGGTGGAACCTTTGATGTAACTGTGCTAGAAACTGGCGATAATGTAGTAGAGGTGCTAGCAACTGGTGGTAATGCGTTTTTAGGTGGTGATGACTTTGATAATGCGCTAATTGACTTTTTGGTTAGTGAGTTTAAAAGCGAGAGCGGAATCGATCTAAAAGGCGATGTAATGGCTCTTCAACGTCTAAAAGAAGCCGCTGAAAATGCTAAAAAAGAGCTAAGCTCTGCTATGGAGACAAATATAAATCTACCTTTTATCACAGCTGATGCTACAGGTCCAAAGCACCTTACAAAGACTATTAGTAGAGCGAAGTTTGAAGGGCTTATAGAAAACTTCGTAAGCCAAACAATCAGCAAAATCAATGAAGTAGTAAAAGATGCAAATGTAAGCAAAAGCGATATAAAAGAAGTAGTAATGGTAGGCGGTTCAACTCGTGTGCCACTAGTTCAAGAAGAAGTAAAAAAAGCCTTTGGCAAAGAGCTAAATAAAAGCGTAAATCCTGATGAAGTAGTAGCAATCGGTGCTGCTATCCAAGGCGCTGTAATTAAAGGCGATGTAAAAGATGTACTTTTGCTTGATGTTACGCCACTTAGCCTTGGTATTGAGACGCTTGGTGGGGTTATGAGTAAGCTAATAGAAAAAGGCACTACAATCCCAACTAAAAAATCTCAAACCTTCTCAACCGCAGAAGATAACCAAAGTGCAGTTACTATAAATGTGCTTCAAGGCGAAAGAGAGTTTGCTAGGGATAATAAATCACTTGGAAATTTCAACTTAGAGGGCATTATGCCAGCACCGCGTGGCGTGCCACAAATCGAAGTAACCTTTGATATAGACGCAAATGGAATCTTAACCGTCTCAGCCAAAGACAAAGCTAGCGGCAAGGCGCAAAACATTACTATTTCAGGCTCAAGCGGTCTAAGCGAAGAAGAAATAAACAAAATGGTAAATGACGCAGAAGCCCACAAAGAAGAAGATAAAAAGCGCAAAGAAGCAGTAGAGGCTAGAAACGCAGCCGATAGTCTAGCTCATCAAACAGAAAAAAGCCTAGCCGAGCTTGGCGAGAAAATCGCTAGCGAAGATAGAGCAAAAATAGAGGGCGCATTAAATGATCTAAAAGATGTGCTAAAAGATGAGAGTGCTAGCAAAGAGCAAATTGATATAAAAGTAAAAGCTCTAAACGACGCTAGCCACAAGCTAGCAGAAGCTATGTATAAGCAACAAAACGAGGGCGCAAACTCTGGTGCTGATAACAAAAAGAAAAAAGACGATGATGTAATCGACGCTGAGGTAGAATAA
- a CDS encoding nucleotide exchange factor GrpE, translating to MKEENKDDLVNFDALKDEQKEQNQPENQEVAQDDAKALAIAMEELANVKTKLIEAHADFENIKKRLEKEKITAVNFANESFARDLLGVIDALEMALNTQISEENEQAKSLKEGVSLTIESFKAALAKHGVKMIETSVGGEFNPEIHNAMSYVESDSIASGFIAQIYQNGYMYNERILRPAMVLIAK from the coding sequence GTGAAAGAAGAAAACAAAGATGATTTAGTAAATTTTGACGCTCTAAAAGATGAGCAAAAAGAACAAAATCAGCCTGAGAACCAAGAAGTAGCACAAGATGATGCTAAGGCTTTGGCTATTGCTATGGAAGAGCTAGCAAATGTAAAAACAAAGCTGATCGAGGCTCACGCTGATTTTGAAAACATAAAAAAACGCCTTGAAAAGGAGAAAATCACAGCTGTAAATTTCGCAAATGAAAGCTTTGCTAGGGATTTACTTGGCGTGATTGATGCCCTTGAAATGGCGCTAAATACGCAAATTAGCGAAGAAAACGAGCAGGCAAAAAGCTTAAAAGAAGGCGTAAGCCTTACGATTGAGAGCTTTAAAGCTGCCCTTGCTAAGCACGGCGTAAAGATGATAGAAACTAGCGTTGGAGGCGAGTTTAACCCTGAAATTCACAATGCTATGAGCTATGTAGAAAGTGATAGCATAGCAAGTGGGTTTATAGCGCAAATCTATCAAAATGGCTATATGTATAATGAGCGTATTTTGCGCCCAGCGATGGTGCTAATAGCTAAGTAA
- a CDS encoding HrcA family transcriptional regulator gives MKIDKRDIILQSIIQAYLEQNTPVGSSVLESKIADIFSQNIPASTIRVYFKRLSDEGAITQLHISGGRIPTSLAMKYYWQNNLVSDENLSIDDDEVLSFLLSRFDIYCMIFGANNPQFTKLHKIDDKFLLLELENESFSITYSPKVEKFLSSLLGSSLDELELVSIQVGLSQLRAKIKEFKRSLIYFQENEKVAFKMFGDERIKIALDPIFARSFKSKIAFEPLFDDGFMGFMQSVSFLGKPATMICAGSVYNDYEKFLNTIKEAS, from the coding sequence ATGAAAATAGATAAAAGAGACATAATTTTACAAAGCATTATCCAAGCGTATCTAGAGCAAAACACTCCAGTAGGTAGCTCTGTTTTGGAGAGTAAAATCGCTGATATTTTCTCTCAAAACATACCAGCAAGCACGATAAGAGTGTATTTTAAGCGTCTTAGCGATGAGGGTGCTATCACTCAGCTTCACATAAGCGGTGGGCGAATTCCTACTTCGCTAGCGATGAAATACTACTGGCAAAACAATCTAGTCTCAGATGAAAATCTTAGCATTGATGATGATGAAGTGCTAAGTTTTTTGCTCTCTCGCTTTGATATTTATTGTATGATTTTTGGGGCGAATAATCCGCAATTTACCAAACTTCACAAAATAGATGATAAGTTTTTGCTACTTGAGCTTGAAAATGAAAGCTTTAGCATAACTTACTCGCCAAAGGTGGAGAAGTTTCTTAGCTCGCTGCTTGGCTCCAGCCTTGATGAGCTAGAGCTTGTCAGCATTCAAGTGGGGCTTTCTCAGCTAAGGGCTAAGATTAAAGAGTTTAAACGCTCTCTAATTTATTTTCAAGAAAATGAAAAAGTAGCTTTTAAGATGTTTGGTGATGAGCGTATAAAAATTGCGCTTGATCCTATTTTTGCTCGTTCATTTAAAAGTAAAATAGCCTTTGAGCCACTTTTTGATGATGGTTTTATGGGCTTTATGCAAAGTGTGAGCTTTTTGGGCAAGCCTGCTACTATGATTTGTGCAGGTAGCGTGTATAACGACTATGAGAAGTTTTTAAATACTATAAAGGAGGCTTCGTGA